One stretch of Clostridium sp. Marseille-P299 DNA includes these proteins:
- a CDS encoding glycosyltransferase yields the protein MNSKKIAFIVCVNNELYFEECNWYLNRLIIPEDFEIDIITVREAKSMAEAYNAAMESSDAKYKVYLHQDVFIINQNFISDMLNVFRTDHKIGMLGLIGGVKIPESGVIYNAWNCGRTIASDYSSALDIHFYQKEPYIYVEALDGMLLATQYDIRWREDILKQWDFYDISQSFEFLRAGYRIVIPFQDPAWAIHDCGYSNLVNYDDNRKIMFDAYPDFLTEKWTNYPFIYSYELHSLTKQLYVEIENLINQKRYKEAEILLCSFDENEMVKNMPILRQVFEISNLERETLGGEILLELDLSTSELLERYTRIKFFLRRLEIREKIEIEDILKWIHINKVSPMEIIISIIHNLTERKFVFDLIEKTYRLGNEDKNARIMEAMSKKIEERNLNITNKEDVYITRKRIEADYWSNYKENPNRTRWWQSQTIIRHYNKKICGKAIDGWNNGAIELLKEKNLIPVEGIERAISIGCGSAQKEIRLLKEGVVKHFTCIDIAEGMIKKARENARKNEVEHQMEFMCGDIYSLSDKDAYYDLVFWDNSLHHMEDADKAVEISYNLLKRGGLFFCNDFIGNNRFQWSDMQMAIVNGIRLYLAEDYFNNADGSKFTRFLNAPSIQQMMNTDPSEAADSESIVPAVKKYFIDHTIINTGGLVYHLCLEDILQNMPEESEILEYMLDLDNQTIDFGLSLYAFIFAIKDLDRN from the coding sequence ATGAATAGTAAAAAGATAGCTTTTATTGTATGTGTTAATAATGAGCTTTATTTTGAAGAGTGCAATTGGTATCTTAATCGATTGATTATTCCAGAGGACTTTGAAATAGATATCATTACAGTAAGAGAAGCAAAGTCTATGGCTGAAGCTTATAATGCAGCCATGGAAAGTAGCGATGCAAAATATAAAGTTTATCTGCATCAGGATGTTTTTATTATCAATCAGAATTTTATATCTGATATGTTAAATGTATTTAGAACAGATCATAAAATTGGAATGTTGGGCTTAATTGGCGGAGTAAAAATTCCTGAAAGTGGTGTTATTTATAACGCGTGGAATTGCGGTAGGACGATTGCTAGTGACTATTCTTCGGCATTAGATATTCATTTCTATCAGAAAGAACCATACATCTATGTTGAAGCCCTTGACGGAATGCTATTGGCTACACAATACGATATTAGATGGAGAGAGGATATATTAAAGCAATGGGATTTTTATGATATCTCTCAATCTTTTGAGTTTTTAAGGGCGGGATATCGTATTGTAATTCCTTTTCAAGATCCTGCGTGGGCTATTCATGACTGCGGATATAGTAATCTAGTGAATTACGATGATAACAGAAAAATTATGTTTGACGCTTATCCAGATTTTCTTACTGAAAAATGGACTAATTATCCGTTTATTTATAGTTATGAGTTACACTCACTAACGAAGCAACTTTATGTAGAAATAGAAAATTTAATTAATCAGAAAAGATATAAAGAGGCAGAAATACTTCTTTGCAGTTTCGATGAGAATGAGATGGTTAAGAATATGCCGATATTAAGGCAAGTTTTTGAAATATCAAATTTGGAGAGGGAAACTCTGGGTGGAGAGATATTATTGGAACTTGACCTTTCCACATCAGAACTTTTAGAACGTTATACAAGGATCAAATTTTTCTTGCGAAGACTTGAAATCAGAGAGAAGATTGAAATAGAAGATATTCTAAAGTGGATACATATAAACAAAGTTTCTCCTATGGAGATTATAATCAGTATAATTCACAACTTAACAGAACGGAAGTTTGTTTTTGATTTGATTGAAAAGACATATCGATTAGGAAACGAAGATAAAAATGCAAGAATAATGGAAGCTATGTCAAAGAAAATAGAGGAAAGAAATCTAAATATTACGAATAAAGAAGATGTATATATCACTAGGAAACGAATTGAAGCTGATTATTGGTCAAATTATAAAGAGAACCCAAATAGAACTAGATGGTGGCAGTCTCAGACAATAATTCGTCATTATAATAAAAAGATTTGTGGTAAAGCGATTGATGGTTGGAATAATGGAGCAATAGAATTATTAAAAGAAAAGAATTTAATTCCGGTAGAAGGGATTGAAAGAGCTATATCTATTGGATGTGGAAGTGCACAAAAGGAAATTAGGTTATTAAAAGAAGGTGTTGTGAAGCATTTTACCTGTATTGATATTGCTGAAGGAATGATAAAAAAAGCTAGAGAAAATGCCAGAAAGAATGAAGTAGAACATCAGATGGAGTTTATGTGTGGAGATATTTATTCATTATCTGATAAGGATGCATACTATGATCTTGTCTTTTGGGATAATAGCTTACATCATATGGAGGATGCAGATAAAGCAGTAGAAATCTCGTACAATTTGCTAAAACGAGGTGGACTATTTTTCTGTAATGACTTTATTGGAAATAACAGGTTTCAGTGGTCTGATATGCAGATGGCAATTGTAAATGGAATCCGATTGTATTTAGCAGAGGATTATTTTAACAATGCAGATGGAAGTAAGTTTACAAGATTTCTTAATGCTCCATCGATACAACAAATGATGAATACCGATCCTTCCGAGGCAGCAGACTCAGAAAGTATTGTGCCAGCAGTGAAGAAATATTTCATAGATCATACTATTATCAATACTGGAGGGCTGGTATATCATTTATGCTTAGAAGATATATTGCAAAACATGCCAGAAGAAAGTGAAATATTAGAATATATGTTGGATTTAGATAATCAAACAATTGATTTTGGATTAAGTTTGTATGCATTTATTTTTGCAATAAAGGATTTAGATAGGAACTAG
- a CDS encoding class I SAM-dependent methyltransferase has product MNQKALLIFRELSQHKEEIGVFKEYLEALFPHISNENAEVYWGDFLNITQDMIEIFVKLGHPFLNDYYDTNFRDVQVTEEFFKSVIREFYSLSVEYIKDYDENIRHCSLCKEKVYYLPLPKVYYEMRKKYELPEPRLETLSEKEYICPICGSLDRERLIVSYLEQSKILESSEVSMLQIAPSKAMEEYLFANYPNLNYASGDLYMEDVTFQLDLQDMSMISDESYDIWICSHVLEHVPDDRKALKELYRILKKNGTGILLVPLDLNVVATDEEVGCSEEENWRRFGQGDHVRKYAKQDFIKRIADSGFSLECLGKEFFGAKLFKDNGFSETSILYVLRK; this is encoded by the coding sequence ATGAATCAGAAGGCATTACTCATATTTAGAGAACTATCGCAGCATAAGGAAGAGATAGGGGTATTCAAGGAATATTTAGAGGCATTATTTCCTCATATTAGCAACGAAAATGCAGAAGTCTACTGGGGAGATTTTTTGAATATAACCCAAGACATGATTGAGATATTTGTAAAATTGGGTCATCCATTTTTAAATGATTATTATGATACAAATTTCAGGGATGTTCAGGTAACAGAAGAGTTTTTTAAGAGTGTAATACGAGAATTTTATAGTCTATCAGTGGAATACATAAAAGATTATGATGAAAATATAAGACACTGTTCATTGTGTAAGGAGAAAGTATACTATTTACCTTTACCGAAGGTATATTATGAAATGAGAAAAAAGTACGAGCTTCCTGAACCTAGATTAGAAACCTTAAGTGAGAAAGAATATATTTGTCCAATTTGTGGAAGTCTAGACAGAGAGCGACTCATAGTTTCCTATTTGGAGCAAAGCAAAATTTTAGAATCATCAGAAGTTAGCATGTTGCAAATTGCACCATCAAAGGCAATGGAAGAGTATTTATTTGCTAATTACCCTAATCTAAACTATGCTTCTGGAGATTTATACATGGAAGATGTAACTTTTCAATTGGATTTACAGGACATGAGTATGATATCTGATGAAAGTTATGATATATGGATTTGTTCTCATGTATTGGAACATGTACCAGACGATAGGAAGGCATTAAAAGAACTTTATAGAATATTAAAGAAGAATGGAACGGGTATTCTATTAGTACCTTTGGATCTAAATGTGGTGGCAACAGATGAGGAAGTAGGCTGTTCAGAAGAAGAAAATTGGAGACGATTTGGTCAGGGAGATCATGTGAGAAAATATGCGAAGCAGGACTTTATAAAAAGGATTGCTGATAGTGGATTTTCATTAGAATGTTTAGGAAAAGAATTTTTTGGAGCTAAGTTGTTTAAGGATAATGGTTTTTCGGAGACGTCTATACTTTATGTATTGAGAAAGTAA
- a CDS encoding DegT/DnrJ/EryC1/StrS family aminotransferase: protein MIEKPVYVTHSSMPSYEEYIEMIRPMWDTHRITNMGEFHKRLENELKEFLNIPHISLMVNGHTALEMAIQSMGFPKGSEIITTPYTFVSTTHAIIRSGMIPIFCDIKLSDFTIDENKIESLITDKTVAIIPVHVYGNICNYLQIEKIAKRNKLKVIYDAAHSFGETIDGISVESLGDASVLSFHATKVFNTIEGGAVCFREEKLYDRLYNLKNFGIRSEEAVVAVGANGKMNEFCAVMGLCNLKYIREEIRKREEKTLYYDGYLSHRKDITLRKRDPKIVYNYGYYPVLFSSEEQRNAVYKRLAENNIYARKYFYPITSDQQCFRGLYTEIDLKNARYVSKRILTLPMYSDLDVTEIEKICDLI from the coding sequence ATGATAGAAAAACCTGTTTATGTAACCCATTCCTCTATGCCGTCCTACGAGGAATACATAGAAATGATACGACCAATGTGGGATACCCATAGGATTACCAATATGGGCGAATTTCATAAAAGGTTGGAAAACGAATTAAAGGAATTTTTAAATATACCACATATTTCACTTATGGTAAATGGACATACAGCATTGGAGATGGCGATTCAATCAATGGGATTTCCTAAGGGAAGTGAAATTATTACAACTCCTTACACTTTTGTTTCTACTACTCATGCTATTATTCGAAGTGGTATGATACCAATATTTTGTGATATAAAGCTTAGTGATTTTACAATTGATGAAAATAAAATTGAGTCTTTAATTACGGATAAGACAGTAGCCATAATTCCTGTACATGTGTATGGAAATATATGTAATTATTTACAAATTGAGAAAATTGCAAAAAGAAATAAACTTAAGGTAATCTATGATGCTGCACATTCATTTGGAGAGACAATAGACGGAATCTCAGTAGAAAGCCTTGGAGATGCATCTGTTCTAAGTTTTCATGCTACCAAGGTATTTAATACAATTGAAGGTGGGGCAGTTTGTTTTAGAGAAGAGAAATTATACGATAGGCTTTACAATCTTAAGAACTTTGGTATTCGTTCTGAAGAGGCTGTTGTTGCAGTTGGAGCTAACGGAAAAATGAATGAATTTTGTGCTGTTATGGGGTTGTGCAACCTAAAGTATATTAGAGAAGAAATTCGTAAAAGAGAAGAAAAGACATTATATTACGATGGATATTTATCCCACAGAAAAGATATTACATTACGGAAAAGAGATCCAAAGATTGTTTATAATTATGGGTACTATCCAGTGCTGTTTTCTTCTGAAGAACAGAGAAATGCGGTTTACAAAAGATTGGCGGAGAACAATATTTATGCAAGAAAATATTTTTATCCAATAACGTCGGATCAGCAGTGCTTTCGTGGTTTATATACGGAGATTGACTTAAAAAATGCTAGATACGTATCAAAAAGAATTTTGACATTACCTATGTATTCAGATTTGGATGTAACGGAAATAGAGAAAATTTGTGATCTAATCTAG
- a CDS encoding glycosyltransferase family A protein: MTNKKVGVIIPCYNHVDFVEQAIDSVLNQTYQDFDVYAADDASTDGTREKLIQYDERLREIHLFDENQGGLTRFLSSKVDNEYTALLNSDDFWHEDKLKKQMSYMESNPDCAACFTWSRQVNEKGNEVVGIEAFQQPNRSSEEWMRYFYENGNCLVHPSILIRTNIYKELIENGNKAFRQIPDFQMWVNLILTGKIHVIEEKLMTFRWHSSGNSINVSAVSPENIARHYSEECYMWYETIAGMEEKFFRAAFGDMFVNKDAMTPEEIMCEKFFLLVRAKEELTRQAAIFYFYDIFKDKRVQDCFLEKYRFGKKDFFQLELEIGSAKIYLEGLKKNQIMREMGQCIIDANL; the protein is encoded by the coding sequence ATGACAAATAAAAAAGTTGGGGTAATCATCCCTTGTTATAATCATGTGGACTTTGTTGAACAAGCAATCGATAGTGTCTTGAATCAGACTTATCAAGATTTTGATGTGTATGCAGCAGATGATGCATCTACCGATGGGACTAGAGAGAAGTTAATACAATATGACGAAAGACTACGTGAAATTCATCTGTTTGATGAGAATCAAGGAGGGTTGACTAGATTTTTAAGTAGTAAAGTAGACAATGAATATACAGCTTTACTAAATTCTGACGACTTCTGGCATGAAGATAAATTAAAAAAACAGATGAGCTATATGGAGAGTAATCCAGATTGTGCTGCTTGTTTTACTTGGTCTAGACAAGTGAATGAAAAAGGAAACGAGGTAGTAGGGATAGAAGCATTTCAGCAACCTAATAGGAGTTCAGAAGAGTGGATGCGCTATTTTTATGAAAATGGAAACTGCCTTGTGCATCCCTCTATTTTAATTCGGACGAATATTTATAAAGAACTTATAGAGAATGGTAATAAGGCTTTTCGTCAGATACCAGACTTTCAGATGTGGGTAAATCTAATTTTAACGGGAAAGATACATGTTATTGAAGAAAAACTGATGACCTTTCGTTGGCATTCATCAGGAAACTCAATCAATGTCAGTGCCGTATCTCCAGAGAATATCGCAAGACACTATAGTGAAGAATGTTACATGTGGTATGAGACTATAGCTGGCATGGAGGAAAAATTCTTTAGAGCTGCATTTGGCGATATGTTTGTTAATAAGGATGCAATGACACCAGAGGAGATTATGTGTGAAAAATTCTTTTTACTGGTTAGAGCCAAAGAAGAGCTAACCCGCCAAGCTGCAATTTTTTATTTTTATGATATTTTTAAAGATAAAAGAGTACAGGATTGCTTTTTAGAAAAGTATAGATTTGGGAAAAAAGATTTCTTTCAGTTAGAGTTAGAGATAGGAAGTGCAAAAATATATTTAGAAGGATTAAAGAAAAATCAAATTATGCGTGAAATGGGGCAATGTATTATTGATGCTAACTTATAA
- a CDS encoding glycosyltransferase, whose product MNYKKVAFILCSNCKEIMEETKCYINSLKIPTGMEKEIIIIEDGVSMTEGYNRAMRQSDAKYKVYMHQDVFIVNAMIIENCIRIFTEHPEIGMLGVIGCKHLPEDGTWWEGRGCIGKTLEDNLQIVKLLELGKVEGDFEFVQAIDGQIMITQYDVPWREDICKGWHFYDTSQCLEFARKGYKTAVVNQDKPWVIHECGMDINIGYEAERIAFLEEYRQDLGKRDLLTEERIGILINGGRMEEANTLLKEYKVINNIYNDTMAILEASIYLNVGEKEKAFECISKGIKYNHKNYELYFMLGNYYLDKNKNQAFLCYENAEFYCNNEDRYFLTEVKNNLLSSDEVSVSPVSIVILSYNGKEMTSICIDSIQQSMSPEAYELILVDNASEDGSQEWIQEYQRRWKQKIGMDNLKVIYNQENKGFPAGCNQGIRVSETENDVFLLNNDTIVPPNAIFWLRMGLYENEKVGAVGSVSNHANNDQMVKEKKSSIEEWFIYGTKHNIPMRYPYEKKAWLMGFAIMFKRKALEVVGYLDERFTPGNYEDNDIGFRFLKAGYTQLLCKNSFIYHFGSVGFRKNQKSFDELLIRNRKKLEEKHGIPVEEYCWVRTDLLELIDKDPDEQISILDVGCGLGATMAKAESIFPNSKVYGIEKNVEVAIIGKNLTNIIQGDIEVVELPFIEKSFDYIIIGNVLEYLERPKETVLKLLPYLKEKGFMLISISKAIKINEQITFITEKQIIEKIQNHSDLIIKAIEDKKADYILKVSVKST is encoded by the coding sequence ATGAATTATAAGAAAGTAGCATTTATTTTATGCTCTAATTGTAAAGAAATAATGGAGGAAACAAAGTGCTACATTAATTCTCTAAAAATACCGACAGGAATGGAAAAAGAGATTATTATTATTGAAGATGGTGTCTCAATGACTGAAGGGTACAATAGAGCAATGCGGCAAAGTGATGCGAAGTATAAGGTATATATGCATCAGGATGTATTCATTGTTAATGCTATGATAATTGAGAATTGTATTCGAATTTTTACTGAACATCCTGAAATTGGTATGCTTGGAGTGATTGGCTGCAAGCATCTTCCTGAAGACGGAACATGGTGGGAAGGCAGAGGCTGTATTGGGAAGACGTTGGAAGATAATCTGCAAATTGTAAAACTTCTTGAATTAGGAAAAGTGGAAGGTGATTTTGAATTTGTTCAAGCAATTGATGGACAAATTATGATTACTCAATATGATGTTCCATGGAGGGAAGATATTTGTAAGGGTTGGCATTTTTATGATACTTCTCAATGTCTTGAATTTGCTAGAAAAGGATATAAAACAGCAGTTGTAAATCAGGACAAGCCATGGGTAATCCATGAATGTGGTATGGATATTAATATAGGGTATGAGGCAGAGAGAATAGCCTTCTTAGAAGAATATAGACAAGATTTGGGCAAACGTGATTTGTTGACGGAAGAGAGAATAGGTATTCTGATAAATGGCGGAAGAATGGAAGAGGCCAATACACTGTTAAAAGAGTATAAGGTCATAAATAATATATATAATGATACCATGGCAATTCTTGAAGCAAGTATTTACTTGAACGTAGGGGAGAAAGAAAAAGCATTTGAATGTATTAGTAAGGGAATTAAATATAATCATAAAAATTATGAATTGTATTTTATGTTGGGTAATTATTACTTAGATAAGAATAAAAATCAAGCATTTTTGTGTTATGAAAATGCAGAATTTTATTGTAATAATGAAGACCGATATTTTCTTACAGAAGTCAAAAACAACCTTCTAAGCTCTGATGAAGTATCAGTATCACCTGTATCAATAGTTATTCTTTCTTACAATGGAAAGGAAATGACTTCTATTTGTATTGATAGTATTCAGCAAAGTATGTCTCCGGAGGCTTATGAACTTATTTTAGTTGACAATGCATCTGAAGATGGAAGCCAAGAATGGATTCAAGAGTATCAAAGAAGATGGAAGCAAAAGATTGGGATGGACAATCTAAAAGTGATTTATAATCAAGAGAACAAGGGCTTTCCAGCAGGCTGTAATCAGGGTATTAGAGTATCAGAGACTGAGAATGATGTATTTTTGTTAAATAATGATACGATAGTTCCACCCAATGCTATTTTTTGGCTTCGAATGGGATTATATGAAAATGAAAAAGTTGGTGCTGTTGGAAGTGTGAGCAACCATGCCAATAATGATCAGATGGTTAAGGAAAAGAAAAGCAGTATAGAAGAGTGGTTTATATATGGGACTAAGCATAATATTCCGATGAGATATCCTTATGAGAAGAAGGCTTGGCTAATGGGATTTGCGATTATGTTTAAAAGAAAAGCCTTGGAAGTGGTAGGTTATCTAGATGAGAGATTCACACCAGGAAATTATGAGGACAATGATATAGGATTCCGATTTCTAAAAGCAGGATATACCCAACTATTGTGTAAAAATAGTTTCATTTATCATTTTGGAAGTGTGGGATTTAGGAAGAATCAAAAATCTTTTGACGAACTTTTGATAAGGAATCGAAAGAAGTTAGAGGAAAAGCATGGAATACCAGTAGAAGAGTATTGTTGGGTTAGAACGGATCTCTTGGAGCTTATAGATAAAGATCCAGATGAACAAATTTCGATACTAGACGTGGGATGTGGACTCGGAGCGACTATGGCCAAGGCAGAGAGTATATTCCCAAATAGTAAGGTATATGGAATTGAAAAGAATGTTGAAGTAGCAATAATCGGAAAAAATCTTACTAATATAATCCAAGGAGATATTGAGGTGGTAGAATTGCCATTTATAGAAAAGAGTTTTGATTATATTATAATAGGCAATGTCTTAGAATATCTTGAACGACCGAAAGAGACAGTTCTTAAACTATTACCCTATTTGAAAGAAAAAGGCTTTATGTTAATTAGTATTTCTAAGGCAATTAAAATAAATGAACAAATAACTTTTATCACCGAAAAACAGATAATAGAAAAAATACAAAATCATTCTGACTTAATTATTAAAGCTATTGAGGATAAGAAGGCAGACTATATATTAAAGGTTTCTGTTAAATCGACTTGA